In a genomic window of Telopea speciosissima isolate NSW1024214 ecotype Mountain lineage chromosome 5, Tspe_v1, whole genome shotgun sequence:
- the LOC122660922 gene encoding cyclin-dependent kinase inhibitor 1-like isoform X2: MGKYMRKCKGIGEIAVMEVAQVGVTTRARTLAMATAAAAAAAAASAGATKRRKVGPRELQFSSSYLHLRSRQLPVITPEKPVSPEISENPGQVITEDRCSSPNSDHVQASRCSSNGSTELVNESLRSVDLEGEGDCFHIDDSTTYSDCRREKTPSSDLRAELGDLESTARVAEANSRHRLMAEKMPTEAEIEDFFSVAEKEEQKRFTDKYNFNILKDVPLEGRYEWVRVKP, encoded by the exons ATGGGGAAGTATATGAGGAAATGCAAAGGGATTGGTGAAATTGCAGTGATGGAGGTGGCGCAGGTTGGTGTTACAACTAGAGCTCGAACCCTAGCCATGGCGACAGCAGCAGCGGCAGCGGCGGCGGCTGCGAGCGCGGGCGCAACGAAGAGAAGGAAGGTCGGTCCTAGAGAATTACAGTTCTCTTCGTCGTATCTTCATCTCCGAAGCCGTCAACTCCCCGTGATCACACCAGAGAAACCAGTTTCCCCGGAGATTTCGGAGAATCCCGGTCAAGTTATCACTGAAGATCGATGCTCAAGCCCTAACTCCGATCATGTTCAGGCGTCTCGGTGCTCGAGCAACGGATCCACAGAGCTCGTGAATGAGAGCTTGAGATCCGTAGATCTAGAG GGTGAGGGTGATTGCTTCCATATTGATGATTCGACAACGTATTCCGACTG CAGGAGAGAGAAGACACCATCAAGCGATCTTCGTGCGGAATTAGGAGATCTGGAGTCGACGGCGAGAGTAGCAGAGGCGAATTCTCGCCACAGATTGATGGCTGAGAAGATGCCAACGGAGGCTGAAATTGAAGATTTCTTCTCCGTCGCCGAGAAGGAGGAGCAGAAACGGTTTACTGACAA GTATAACTTCAATATCTTGAAGGACGTTCCATTGGAGGGTCGTTACGAGTGGGTTCGAGTAAAACCATGA
- the LOC122660922 gene encoding cyclin-dependent kinase inhibitor 1-like isoform X1 — protein MGKYMRKCKGIGEIAVMEVAQVGVTTRARTLAMATAAAAAAAAASAGATKRRKVGPRELQFSSSYLHLRSRQLPVITPEKPVSPEISENPGQVITEDRCSSPNSDHVQASRCSSNGSTELVNESLRSVDLEGEGDCFHIDDSTTYSDCRQRREKTPSSDLRAELGDLESTARVAEANSRHRLMAEKMPTEAEIEDFFSVAEKEEQKRFTDKYNFNILKDVPLEGRYEWVRVKP, from the exons ATGGGGAAGTATATGAGGAAATGCAAAGGGATTGGTGAAATTGCAGTGATGGAGGTGGCGCAGGTTGGTGTTACAACTAGAGCTCGAACCCTAGCCATGGCGACAGCAGCAGCGGCAGCGGCGGCGGCTGCGAGCGCGGGCGCAACGAAGAGAAGGAAGGTCGGTCCTAGAGAATTACAGTTCTCTTCGTCGTATCTTCATCTCCGAAGCCGTCAACTCCCCGTGATCACACCAGAGAAACCAGTTTCCCCGGAGATTTCGGAGAATCCCGGTCAAGTTATCACTGAAGATCGATGCTCAAGCCCTAACTCCGATCATGTTCAGGCGTCTCGGTGCTCGAGCAACGGATCCACAGAGCTCGTGAATGAGAGCTTGAGATCCGTAGATCTAGAG GGTGAGGGTGATTGCTTCCATATTGATGATTCGACAACGTATTCCGACTGCAGACAAAG GAGAGAGAAGACACCATCAAGCGATCTTCGTGCGGAATTAGGAGATCTGGAGTCGACGGCGAGAGTAGCAGAGGCGAATTCTCGCCACAGATTGATGGCTGAGAAGATGCCAACGGAGGCTGAAATTGAAGATTTCTTCTCCGTCGCCGAGAAGGAGGAGCAGAAACGGTTTACTGACAA GTATAACTTCAATATCTTGAAGGACGTTCCATTGGAGGGTCGTTACGAGTGGGTTCGAGTAAAACCATGA